A window of the Lolium perenne isolate Kyuss_39 chromosome 7, Kyuss_2.0, whole genome shotgun sequence genome harbors these coding sequences:
- the LOC127318731 gene encoding F-box protein SKIP28 yields MLPTTAAASAPPPLPAPAPGEPHAALFLALGYMRLPELLACWRVCRLLGEAVAGDTLLWRRVAVEPPLSNRVTDEILAKLTARAEGTLRSLHLVGCSRVSDAGLLRVVEQNPRVTELYVPTCTGLTGDGVVKIVQLLHEHKGNIDHLRLNGISRMSKHHLDVIMSLMSKGNPQVQQDRSPLFYNHRAHEVLNTNDERPIDVDVCPLCTNVRLVFDCTKDDCRKVKHSLLRCRGCYFCITRCEKCGACISSEDRTEADLACSDFMCLDCWLTHAKCSSCNRPYCERHENLMVPLSMPGQFSCQRCAELGASLESQEDGY; encoded by the exons ATGCTTCCGACCACGGCGGCCGCCTCAGCGCCTCCGCCGCTACCTGCCCCGGCGCCTGGCGAGCCGCACGCTGCCCTCTTCCTTGCCCTGGGCTACATGCGGCTGCCCGAGCTGCTGGCCTGCTGGCGCGTGTGCCGCCTCCTCGGCGAGGCCGTCGCGGGGGACACCCTCCTGTGGCGTCGCGTCGCGGTGGAGCCGCCTCTCAGCAACCGGGTGACCGACGAAATCCTCGCCAAGTTGACCGCGAGGGCGGAGGGGACGCTGCGGTCTCTCCACCTCGTCGGCTGCTCCCGCGTCTCTGACGCTGGCCTGCTCCGCGTCGTCGAGCAAAATCCCCGCGTCACCGAG CTCTATGTGCCCACATGTACAGGCTTGACTGGTGATGGGGTGGTGAAAATTGTTCAGCTTCTGCATGAACACAAGGGAAATATAGACCATCTCCGACTCAATGGTATTAGCAGGATGAGTAAGCATCATCTTGATGTTATCATGTCTCTGATGTCCAAAGGTAACCCACAAGTACAGCAAGATAGAAGCCCACTCTTCTACAACCATAGAGCCCACGAAGTGCTGAACACCAATGATGAACGCCCTATTGATGTTGATGTCTGCCCATTGTGCACAAACGTCAGGCTTGTGTTTGATTGTACGAAGGATGACTGTAG GAAAGTGAAGCATAGCTTGCTGCGGTGTCGAGGCTGCTACTTCTGCATTACTAGATGCGAAAAATGTGGTGCCTGTATCAGTTCGGAGGATCGAACCGAGGCTGATCTTGCTTGCTCAGACTTTATGTGCTTGGATTGTTGGCTTACGCATGCAAAATGTAGCAGCTGCAACCGGCCTTACTGTGAGCGGCATGAAAATTTGATGGTCCCTTTGTCAATGCCTGGCCAGTTTTCATGCCAGCGGTGCGCGGAGCTCGGTGCATCACTGGAGAGTCAGGAAGATGGTTATTAG